One segment of Brassica napus cultivar Da-Ae chromosome C3, Da-Ae, whole genome shotgun sequence DNA contains the following:
- the LOC106416441 gene encoding auxin-responsive protein IAA2, with amino-acid sequence MTYEKVNELNLKDTELRLGLPGTEQAKEEQEVSCVRSNKRQLQSDNEEESTPPTKTQIVGWPPVRSYRKNNNSVSYVKVSMDGAPYLRKIDLKTYKNYPELLKALENMFKFTIGEYSEREGYKGSGVIPTYEDKDGDWMLVGDVPWDMFSSSCKRLRIMKGSDALALDSAL; translated from the exons ATGACGTATGAGAAAGTCAATGAGCTTAACCTTAAGGACACAGAGCTTCGTCTTGGATTACCTGGAACAGAACAAGctaaagaagaacaagaggttTCTTGCGTTAGAAGCAACAAGCGTCAACTACAAAGCGATAACGAGGAAGAATCTACACCTCCTACAAA AACTCAAATAGTTGGTTGGCCTCCGGTGAGATCTTACCGTAAGAACAACAACAGTGTTAGCTATGTGAAAGTGAGTATGGACGGAGCTCCATACCTCCGTAAAATAGATCTCAAAACATACAAAAACTATCCAGAGCTTCTCAAGGCGTTGGAGAACATGTTCAAGTTCACGATCGGTGAATACAGCGAAAGAGAAGGATACAAAGGATCTGGAGTTATACCAACGTACGAGGATAAAGATGGAGATTGGATGTTGGTTGGTGATGTTCCATGGGATATGTTCTCTTCCTCTTGTAAGAGACTTAGAATCATGAAAGGATCTGATGCTCTTGCTTTAGACTCTGCcctatga